A part of Candidatus Spechtbacterales bacterium genomic DNA contains:
- the cas2 gene encoding CRISPR-associated endonuclease Cas2, which produces MKLPITEKFLWDIFSLIQATTSAVDVFSPKTLQGAVSPEIDQLRRKYDRDNSSWRFARLIKYLELNGYIKETETHDGGKAVLLTEKGAEKVLNIKIKTANKNKREDGMWIMVMYDIPDDKKSERESFRYTLKQLGYKMLQKSVWVCSRDVYEETKGVVKVYGLKNRVKVFLVEEVIM; this is translated from the coding sequence ATGAAGTTACCCATAACAGAAAAATTTCTTTGGGATATTTTTTCCTTAATACAGGCCACAACGAGTGCAGTTGATGTTTTTTCTCCAAAAACTTTACAAGGTGCGGTGTCTCCTGAAATAGATCAGTTAAGAAGGAAGTATGATAGAGACAATAGTAGCTGGAGATTTGCGCGCCTTATTAAATACCTGGAACTTAACGGGTACATTAAAGAAACAGAGACGCATGATGGCGGCAAAGCTGTTTTATTAACCGAAAAAGGCGCAGAGAAAGTACTAAATATTAAAATTAAAACAGCCAATAAAAATAAGCGAGAAGATGGAATGTGGATAATGGTTATGTACGATATTCCGGATGATAAAAAATCAGAACGAGAATCGTTTAGATACACTTTAAAACAACTTGGATACAAAATGCTTCAAAAAAGTGTTTGGGTGTGTTCACGGGATGTTTATGAGGAAACAAAAGGTGTTGTTAAAGTCTATGGTTTGAAAAATAGAGTTAAAGTATTTTTAGTCGAAGAAGTAATAATGTAG